A section of the Phaseolus vulgaris cultivar G19833 chromosome 8, P. vulgaris v2.0, whole genome shotgun sequence genome encodes:
- the LOC137825683 gene encoding myosin-binding protein 3-like isoform X3 — MATNKFATMLHRNTNKMVVILVYAVLEWVLIALLLLNSLFSYLITKFAKWVGLQPPCVWCSRVDHVLQQENDAHVHKDLVCEAHAAEISKLGYCSNHQRLAETHSMCEDCLASRPNHHENSFGMRHRIAFISWVSSHGKHESGDSLIRRCSCCNESLSSQLYPPYLLLKPSWHDENYTSKGSLIVEEAIDDEKSDKDLEFESNNEEGHDDEGVADEHQILSDIESFILREVAEDRSSVSNLHSDEKDGGKDEKEDDLTITELDPSADDNFPCQFTSTMQGLLWEDRSLEVINLHFENYMACDSRRLVPVKLIDHVTSLNFETCKLGEDLGEQKTQTQTFVDESPIEAQSSILEREGLLTLDENAEKKSMRAVESSENSINLEFEGLKPNSEITSREVQTSLNDDNSVEAATEELDDTQVDLPRSQEPVCSSDCAQEDESSSSEDDAEVQNAFDEFISQNHLSETQSLSNDDNSVEAAMQGPESPPGACSVQCISEDESSSSSDDDAEVQNAFDAFIAQNHLVQSQSLSNDYKSIEADMKEPENTRVFALTDDHPPSEEPASSSQSVPEDQSTTSEDDTEAPNAFDDFIAQNNVCPDKKRVNDNECSKMIEKTEAVEKNHEETSNESSKCSEPYEVEEDKLPETPRSVDGLQYLLKREPVADDSMDGSVASEVESGDPVSTIDRLKTVIKSERMALTAIYQELEEERSASAIAANQTMAMITRLQEEKAAMQMEALQYQRMMEEQSEYDQEALQLLNELMMKREKEKQGLEKELEEYRQKVMEYEAKEKLRVLRRMKDGSVRSRDSSSSCSNMNYSDDLSIDLNREVRDEDNVLFNHEESSQNNASEDTVSNLEEMALDCVKHVSALDDTLAEFEEERASILEQLKALEEKIISLGDNEELLDEIKLIEQSSMYGGDKDLNENGYFNGFSDDKHSPISSLAKKLLPYLDAAENETEEAYTLERQLESESSDMQNSVTILEMDSMKTSIEEEVDLVYERLQALETDKEFLQHCMGSIQNGGEKGVDLLQEILQHLRDLKDVELRLKTLGNDPL; from the exons ATGGCTACCAACAAGTTTGCAACCATGCTTCATAGAAACACCAACAAGATGGTGGTGATTCTAGTTTATGCAGTGCTTGAATGGGTCTTGATTGCACTCCTTCTTCTTAACTCTTTGTTCAGTTATCTCATCACGAAGTTTGCCAAATGGGTTGGCCTTCAACCACCGTGTGTTTGGTGTTCAAGGGTTGATCACGTGCTGCAGCAAGAAAATGACGCGCATGTGCACAAGGATCTCGTGTGTGAGGCTCATGCAGCTGAGATTTCCAAGCTCGGTTACTGCTCAAATCATCAAAGACTGGCGGAAACGCACAGCATGTGTGAGGATTGTTTGGCCTCTCGGCCAAACCATCATGAAAATTCCTTTGGAATGAGGCACAGGATCGCTTTCATTTCGTGGGTGAGTAGTCATGGCAAACATGAAAGTGGAGATAGCTTGATTAGAAGGTGCTCTTGCTGCAATGAGAGCTTGAGCAGCCAGCTTTACCCTCCTTATTTGCTATTGAAACCTTCATGGCACGACGAGAATTACACGAGCAAAGGGTCCCTGATTGTTGAAGAGGCAATAGATGATGAAAAAAGTGATAAAGACCTCGAGTTTGAGAGCAACAACGAGGAAGGTCATGATGATGAAGGGGTGGCAGATGAGCATCAGATACTTTCTGATATTGAGAGTTTTATCCTCAGAGAGGTTGCTGAGGATCGTTCAAGTGTTTCAAACTTGCACTCAGATGAAAAGGATGGGGGAAAAGATGAGAAGGAAGATGATCTTACCATTACTGAGCTGGATCCAAGTGCTGATGACAATTTTCCTTGTCAATTCACTTCCACTATGCAGGGTTTACTCTGGGAAGATAGATCACTTGAAGTCATCAATCTGCATTTTGAGAATTATATGGCTTGTGATAGCCGCCGCTTGGTGCCTGTCAAGTTAATAGACCATGTTACCTCTTTGAATTTTGAAACATGCAAACTGGGTGAGGATTTGGGGGAACAAAAGACTCAGACTCAGACCTTTGTTGACGAGTCACCAATTGAAGCACAATCAAGTATCTTAGAAAGGGAAGGATTACTCACATTGGATGAGAATGCAGAGAAAAAAAGTATGAGAGCAGTTGAAAGCTCGGAAAATTCTATAAATTTGGAATTTGAAGGGTTGAAACCGAATTCAGAGATTACCTCTAGGGAAGTTCAGACTTCGCTGAATGATGACAACAGTGTTGAAGCGGCTACTGAAGAACTAGATGATACACAAG TCGATCTGCCTCGATCTCAAGAACCAGTCTGCTCTAGTGACTGCGCACAAGAAGATGaatcttcatcaagtgaagatgatgCTGAAGTTCAAAATGCCTTTGATGAATTCATTTCTCAGAATCATCTTAGTGAGACTCAAAGTTTATCTAATGATGACAACAGTGTGGAAGCAGCTATGCAAGGACCAGAAAGTCCACCAGGAG CCTGCTCTGTTCAATGCATATCAGAAGACGaatcttcttcatcaagtgaTGATGATGCTGAAGTTCAAAACGCCTTTGATGCATTTATTGCTCAGAATCATCTAGTTCAGTCTCAAAGTTTATCCAATGATTATAAAAGTATAGAAGCTGATATGAAAGAACCAGAAAATACACGAG TATTTGCTCTCACAGATGATCATCCTCCATCTGAAGAACCAGCTAGCTCATCTCAAAGCGTACCAGAAGATCAATCTACCACAAGTGAGGATGACACTGAAGCTCCAAATGCCTTTGATGATTTCATTGCCCAGAATAATGTCT GTCCAGATAAAAAGCGTGTAAATGATAACGAGTGTTCTAAGATGATTGAGAAAACAGAAGCAGTTGAGAAAAATCATGAAGAAACAAGCAATGAATCTTCCAAATGCTCAGAGCCATATGAAGTAGAAGAAGATAAACTTCCTGAGACTCCTAGATCTGTAGATGGCCTGCAGTACCTGCTTAAAAGAGAACCAGTAGCAGATGATTCTATGGATGGTAGTGTTGCAAGTGAGGTAGAAAGTGGCGATCCAGTATCAACAATTGATCGGCTAAAAACGGTTATAAAATCTGAAAGAATGGCCCTAACAGCTATATATCAAGAACTAGAAGAAGAGAGAAGTGCATCAGCAATAGCAGCCAATCAGACAATGGCAATGATTACAAGGCTGCAGGAAGAAAAGGCAGCAATGCAGATGGAAGCATTGCAGTACCAGAGGATGATGGAAGAACAATCCGAGTATGATCAGGAAGCTTTACAGCTTTTAAATGAGTTGATGATGAAAAGGGAGAAAGAGAAGCAGGGACTTGAGAAGGAGTTGGAAGAGTACAGACAGAAGGTAATGGAATATGAAGCAAAAGAGAAACTGAGGGTGCTGAGAAGAATGAAAGATGGAAGTGTAAGAAGTAGAGACTCCTCTTCTTCTTGCAGCAATATGAACTACAGTGATGATCTATCCATTGATCTTAACCGCGAGGTGCGCGACGAAGATAATGTTTTATTCAACCATGAGGAAAGCAGCCAGAACAATGCATCTGAAGATACAGTTTCTAATTTGGAGGAGATGGCACTAGACTGTGTAAAGCATGTGAGTGCACTTGATGACACATTGGCAGAGTTTGAGGAAGAGAGGGCTTCCATTCTAGAACAGCTCAAAGCATTagaggaaaaaattatttcattggGAGATAACGAGGAACTCCTTGATGAGATCAAATTGATTGAGCAATCATCAATGTATGGCGGTGACAAAGACTTGAATGAGAATGGATATTTTAATGGGTTTTCAGATGATAAACACTCTCCAATAAGTTCCTTGGCAAAGAAGCTACTTCCATATTTAGATGCAGCTGAAAATGAGACTGAGGAAGCATACACACTTGAGAGACAATTGGAATCTGAATCATCTGATATGCAGAACTCAGTTACTATACTTGAAATGGATAGCATGAAGACATCCATTGAAGAGGAGGTTGATCTCGTTTATGAGAGGTTACAAGCTCTTGAAACAGATAAGGAGTTTCTACAACACTGCATGGGTTCCATACAAAATGGTGGAGAGAAAGGAGTGGATTTGCTTCAAGAAATCTTACAGCATCTTCGTGATCTTAAGGATGTGGAACTCCGCCTCAAGACTTTGGGAAATGATCCACTATAG